The genome window GGCAGCGGCTGGATCACGTTCACGCCGTGGACGCGTCCATCGGTGCCGATCGTCAGCAGGAGCCTGGCGCTGGCGTAGCCGCGAACGCCGATGTCGGGCAGTCCCTGGTACTCGGGAACCGGCGGCGTGCGGAGCGCGGCGCGGCGGATGGCGTTGTTCGACGCGTTGTTCGACGACGACGTCATCGGCCGCGGCAGCGGGTTGCCGTACGCGTTCCCCTGAATCGTCAGCGGATCGACGAGTCCCGACACCTTCTTCCGCGACGCTTCAGCCGCCGCGCGCTGCGCCATCTGCGAGTACTGGACGGACGAAGCGGCGGTGGCGTCGGTGCGATCGGTCTGATTCGCGAGTCCCTGCGCCGTGTCGGACACCGGTGCGCTCGTCACCGGCTGGCCGGGCGACGGCGGGGCGGGTCCGTTGTCGGGAACGAGGGCGACATTCGACCGCTTGCGCGAAGTCGCCGGGCCGCTCGGCGCGGCCTGTTGTTCCGTGTTCGTCACGGACGGCGGGTTCCTGCCGTGGACGTGCGCTCCGACGAAGAAGAGCACGATGACCATCAGCAGTCCGCCGCCGGCGCCGAGGGCGTATTTGCGGAGTTTCGTTTCGTCGGAAGGAGGCGTGTAGTCGGGCGCGGCGGTTTGCTGCGGTTTCGCGGCCGGCACGGGCGCGCTCTGGTCCCAGTTGCAGAAGGGGCAGATCCGCGCGTATCCATCGATCGTGCGGCCGCATTGGACGCACGGCTTTCGGTCACTCATTGACCGAGCTTTTCTGCAACCAACATACCGTTCTGCCAGTACGCGACTCCCACGGGGGTCAGGACGAACGCATGAGGTCCCAGGCCTCGGGCGAGAACTGTCGCCTTGTCTTTCGTGACGGCGTAGAGCGTGCCGGACGAGGAGTCGAACGCGAGGGATCGCCCACCACGGGCGACGACTCGATCGACCCCGGTGGGGAACTCGGTCTCTTTTCCGCCGAAGAGGCCGAGGCCGATGATGCCGCGCAGGAAGCCGCGGGTGAACGCCCGGAAGCTCGACTGCGACCCCTCGACGAGCCAGACCCGTTTCGCGGACGGATCGGCGACGGCGAGCACGGTCGCGGTGAGGGCGGTGGGGTCGCCGGCGATGGCGATGTCGGTCGGAACAGAGCCGACGCGAAACTCTCCCGCGGGCTGCATCTTCGCGAGATCGACGACGCGGACGCGGCCGTCGCGCGGGTAGACGAGGTAGGCGCTGCGCGCGTCGCACTGCATGGCTGTGGCGAATGGGGTGACACGGACCGTGCGGAGGAGCGCGAACGGCTCGATCCCGATCTCCTGCAGCACGCCGTCGATGCGCGAGTAGACGTACGCGCGGTCGTTCTTGACGGCCAGGAGCTCGGGGTCGTCCGCGAGCTCGACGCTGCCGCCGCCGATCTTCTCGAGCATGTGTGCGTCACGGTCGAGGATCAGTAGGTTGTTGTTCGCGAATGCGGCGGCGATCGGCGTGGAGCGCGTGTTCACGAAGGTGGTCGTGCCGCTCGCGAGGTCGACGATTGCGACGCGATCGTGGATCTCGTCGAGCACGGCCGCTTTTGTGTTGCTGATTGCGATGGCGCCCGGGCTGCTGACTCCTTCCGTCTTCCATTTCCCGTGCAGCTCGATGACTTTGTCGTGCGCAACGAGGACTCCGCGCGGGGTGCTCGCGACCGATTGCGCGAAGAGCGGCGCGGACACTACCAGTGCGAGAAGAAGTGCTTTCACTTCGCCTCCAGCTTGACCGGCTCGAGCAGGAGAGCGGAGCCGCTGACGCCGAGGATGCGGTAGGTGAGGGTGGCGGCGGCGGGGAACGTGCCGGAGAAGGCGACCGGCTCGGAGAACTTGAACGGGACGTCGCCGATCGTGCCCGACTCGAAGACGGTCTGGCCGGGCGGCGCGGGAGGGCCGGGGTTGAACGTCACGCTGCTGGTGAATGTGATGCGGTCGAGCGCGACGCGCTGTTCGGGCGTGAGG of Gemmatimonadaceae bacterium contains these proteins:
- a CDS encoding energy transducer TonB, whose protein sequence is MSDRKPCVQCGRTIDGYARICPFCNWDQSAPVPAAKPQQTAAPDYTPPSDETKLRKYALGAGGGLLMVIVLFFVGAHVHGRNPPSVTNTEQQAAPSGPATSRKRSNVALVPDNGPAPPSPGQPVTSAPVSDTAQGLANQTDRTDATAASSVQYSQMAQRAAAEASRKKVSGLVDPLTIQGNAYGNPLPRPMTSSSNNASNNAIRRAALRTPPVPEYQGLPDIGVRGYASARLLLTIGTDGRVHGVNVIQPLPGATPQLLEAVQAWRFKPATENGTPVPSTFMTSLQFRPR